The stretch of DNA ATTTATAGTAGTTAGAATAAACAGAATAACTATCTAGAATTAATAATAGAAATCTGTTATAAGTGGAGTAGTTATAACATAATTCAAGTCTTGTTATTCCGATTTCTTTGAGTCTAAGCTATCACTATCCTTCATATTcctatttttaactttttataatttaacattAGACACTGGACACTGAACACCTCTTAGGTCATAATCTTTAGGCTTAATGCGAAATTCACATTGAACTCCGATCCAACAAGTTAATGAACATGGCCTTCTAACTTTGAAGCCCAtattaataaaagttaattaataTAGCCACCTTGTCGTTAAAGTTGGTTAATGGTGGATGGCGAATCTAGTTTGGTCCTATGGTCCTCCACACCTTACTACCCCTATTCCTTTTCCTTACCATCCAacataaaaatacttatttgaCGAGTTCTTGATTAATGTCTAAGAAATTCAATTCAACTACTCTTTTTTTGGCTtagcttttcttcccttttgtcTATGTACtttctcatttaatttttcgtAACATTCTTGCTCCAAGAGGCTTAATTAACCATCAGGTGAACTCATTATCTTTCTTATTAGCCATCATGTTACTGTTCTAAATCAACATGGTAGATGTGATTGTCTTCTACTTGAGGAAATcttttgttatatttatatatataaggtgAAGTTGTATTGTTTCTTTGTTACCTCAGCCCATGCTTGATTGCTTGATCATTGGCCTAACCGATCATAACCATTGTTTATTAGGTGTTATTTATGCTATTACATTTGTTTTAAAAGTTTCATAAGTTGATGTTCTTGTAAAGAACTACAATAATAATTGATCAAATCTGACCTTATTCTAACAAGTAACTgagcaataacatttttctttctcctaaactcaattaaacaagaaaagaaaaaggaaaagaaaattctttcataatattatatatttatattattgataTGATACATTATTTATTATACAACTACAAGCATATTATTatgcatacatataaaattatctattaaatcaatcactcatataaaatatacattaaaaataaattaaataacacatatatttatacacaaatacattataACTAATTTAGTAGCTGATTTTTGTTTATCATATTATTTAATTGCCTAACTTATGTTCATTGACAATATATATCAGAATTGTTCAAGCATCGACCAGGATTAAAGATCAGATCATGAGTTCCTCTTTTCGAGCATTTTTAAATAGTCCAGTTGGTCCCAAAACAACACACTTCTGGGGACCTGTTGCTAATTGGGGCTTTGTGGCTGCTGTATGTCACACTACTTTCATTCTCTCTATTTATACTTATAGTGAATTTTTTTCAAGAGAACAAATTACACTACTGATTTAATTTTCCTTACAATTTGATCCAATTCAATTTGACtctcttaaaatttaaataataatatacttgatacttttgcattttttttaaacatgatAGTAAATACTggaaaaagatatttatatgGTGCATATACGTTGCTATTATGTTTATCATTATAGTAGTTATAATAACtatataattttagtaatacttaaaaaatattgttaaaattaaaataatattattttttataatttaacagtattttcaatttgaaaataaaaataaaaaatgttagaaaaaatatatttttaattttagcaatactttttaataattgttaACGTTATTTAGTTACTGTACTCATAGATACCATAGACTCCTATTTATATACTTATTTCAGTGTATGTTATTTGAACCGGCTATTAAATTTAAGAATAGAAcagatgaaaataaaaaacgtGAATTATACAATTGAATCAATAGTTATAAAGTGTGTGTCTAAAAACTTGTACACCAATTCTAAATAGAGCAATACTATAGAATCGATTAtcataatttattgtttataatcagcaattaactaataatatttaaaagtattgattaaaaatataatgttaaactaaaaatatgaagttattaattaaaaatattgactaatataaattaaaattgttaattaatttttaaatttttctcattataatatacaaataatattttccaTATTTGAATATCCATTCAAACTTTACATTAACTTACCCCAAAGAAGGCTAATAATTAGGGGAGTAGATCATCATGTCATATGAATTTTACAAAGCCTTAAGGACGGAAAAATCAGTATATAATTTGCCCTTATCTTTAAGCATCTCATTTTCATATGATACCCTATTATTCTAATAACCACTATCAAAAGGTCTCATCTAAAATGATCAACATTAAGACTAAATCTTTTCATCTATATGTTTGGTTTAAAGGGATTGGCGGACATGAAAAAACCTCCAGAAATGATCTCTGGCAACATGACAGCAGGTTGAAAATTATAATCTGGTTATTATTTTTGCTAACTTGAAATAATATAATGTTCTTATATGACATGTTGAAACTAACATTAGTTTGCGTCTTTAATttcttgattttaattataatgttTGATAGTGCAGTGATGTGTGTGTACTCAGCATTATTCATGAGATTTGCATGGATGGTAAAACCAAGAAACTATCTGCTTCTTGCTTGCCATGCATCCAATGAGGCTGTACAACTATGCCAGCTCTCCCGCTGGGCAAAAGGCAATGGGTATTAACCTAA from Arachis duranensis cultivar V14167 chromosome 4, aradu.V14167.gnm2.J7QH, whole genome shotgun sequence encodes:
- the LOC107485055 gene encoding mitochondrial pyruvate carrier 1-like — translated: MSSSFRAFLNSPVGPKTTHFWGPVANWGFVAAGLADMKKPPEMISGNMTAVMCVYSALFMRFAWMVKPRNYLLLACHASNEAVQLCQLSRWAKGNGYLSEKKGEASSK